The following are encoded in a window of Trichomycterus rosablanca isolate fTriRos1 chromosome 13, fTriRos1.hap1, whole genome shotgun sequence genomic DNA:
- the LOC134325614 gene encoding uncharacterized protein LOC134325614: protein MDKPLDFTHDSSNILSEDQLQCSICLDVFTDPVTTSCGHNFCRSCLTQCWDKSPQCHCPLCKEKFTKRPELKINTTLREVADHFRKKGEVDKPEVLCDVCTGEKQKALRSCLDCGVTFCESHLEPHINVPKYKKHKLINPVKNLEDYICQKHEKPFERFCIDDQICVCQFCTLDDHKNHNIIPIEEEINKKKIQLGQTQTEVQQMIQDRLKNIKEINHSVELSKKNTEKEKSDSIKTFTDLIHSIEKSQTEMLKMMEEKQKVVENQAERFIKDLQQEITELQRRETELEKILNTEEHLHLLQVNPTICSPPTTKNWTDISINTDPDVETLRTSLSQLQKTLNEKLSKTLNEMLRETVSTELKRIQQYAVDVTLDPDTAYPKLVLSDDGKQVKHGNTNQNLPDTQKRFTRYSFILGKQSFSSGRFYYEVQVSGTTEWNLGVVRESVNRKDEIILRPQDGFWIVILRNRDEYKACAGPPILLSLKEKLQKVGVFVDYEEGLVSFYDVENRVHIYSYTGQMFTEKLYPYFYTGINDEDENAAPLIITPVIKTRFLSEDQFQCSICLDVFTDPVTTPCGHNFCKSCLTQCWNLSPQCYCPLCKEKFTKRPELKINTTLREVADHFRMKCQVDKHKVLCDACTGEKQKALRSCLDCGLTLCKSHLEPHHNVLKLRKHKLINPVKNLEDYICWKHEKALELFCRDDQTSVCQICSLDDHKNHNIISIEKETGEKKTQLGKTLTEVQQMIKDHLKKIQEIRQSVEFSKKTTKKEKTDRNKVFTDLIRSIKSSQAELREVMEKQQTAIENQAERFIKDLQQEITELKRRETELQQLLNTEEHLNLLQMTQSVCNPPTTKNWTDTRINTDLNGENLISALVQLKKTLNEKLDKRIKETVSTELKRIQQYAVDVTLDPDTASPFLILSDDGKQGTCENTMQNLPDTPKRFTYYAIVLGKQSFSSGRFYYEVQVGGKTKWSLGVARESVNRKDEITLRPQDGLWTVIQRNRDEYEACETLSVLLSLKEKPRKVGVFVDYEEGLVSFYDVENRVHIYSYTGQTFTEKLYPYFCPFDNDGGKNSAPLIITPVLNRK from the exons ATGGATAAACCACTTGACT TCACTCATGATTCCAGCAACATCCTGTCTGAAGATCAGCTACAGTGTTCCatctgtctggatgtgtttACTGATCCAGTCACCACCTCATGTGGACACAACTTCTGCAGGAGCTGCCTTACACAATGCTGGGATAAGAGTCCACAATGTCACTGTCCATTATGTAAAGAGAAATTCACCAAGAGACCTGAACTCAAGATCAATACAACACTGAGGGAGGTTGCTGATCACTTCAGGAAGAAAGGTGAAGTTGATAAACCTGAGGTTCTGTGTGATGTCTGCACTGGAGAGAAGCAGAAAGCTCTGAGATCATGTCTGGATTGTGGTGTGACTTTCTGTGAGTCTCATCTAGAGCCTCACATTAATGTCCCAAAATATAAGAAACATAAACTCATAAATCCTGTGAAGAACCTGGAGGACTACATATGTCAGAAACATGAGAAACCTTTCGAACGGTTCTGTATAGATGATCAGATCTGTGTCTGTCAGTTCTGCACTTTAGATGATCACAAGAACCACAACATTATTCCTATAGAGGAGGAGATTAATAAGAAGAAG ATTCAGCTGGGTCAGACACAGACGGAGGTGCAGCAAATGATCCAGGATCGACTGAAGAACATCAAAGAGATCAACCACTCAGTAGAGCTCAGCAAA aaaaacacagagaaagaaaaatctGACAGCATTAAAACCTTCACTGATCTGATTCACTCCATTGAGAAGAGTCAGACTGAGATGCTGAAGATGATGGAAGAGAAGCAGAAAGTCGTAGAGAATCAGGCTGAACGATTCATTAAAGATCTGCAGCAGGAAATCACTGAACTACAGAGGAGAGAAACTGAACTGGAGAAGATTCTGAACACTGAGGAACATCTCCACCTCTTACag GTTAATCCAACAATCTGCAGCCCTCCAACCACCAAGAACTGGACCGATATTAGTATTAACACTGATCCAGATGTGGAGACTCTGAGAACATCTCTCTCTCAGCTTCAGAAAACTCTGAATGAGAAGCTCAGTAAAACTCTGAATGAGATGTTGAGAGAAACAG TCTCCACAGAACTGAAGAGGATTCAGCAGTATGCAG TGGACGTGACTCTGGATCCTGATACAGCTTATCCTAAACTTGTTCTGTCTGATGATGGAAAACAAGTGAAACATGGAAACACTAATCAGAATCTCCCCGACACCCAAAAAAGATTCACAAGGTACAGTTTCATCCTGGGAAAGCAGAGTTTCTCCTCAGGTAGATTTTACTATGAGGTGCAGGTCAGTGGGACGACCGAGTGGAATTTAGGAGTTGTCAGAGAGTCTGTAAACAGGAAAGATGAGATTATACTGAGACCTCAGGATGGATTCTGGATTGTAATTCTGAGGAACAGGGATGAGTATAAAGCTTGTGCTGGTCCCCCTATCCTCCTCTCTCTGAAAGAGAAACTTCAGAAGGTCGGAGTGTTTGTGGATTATGAGGAGGGTCTGGTCTCGTTTTATGATGTGGAGAACAGGGTTCATATCTACTCTTATACTGGTCAGATGTTCACTGAGAAACTCTACCCATACTTCTATACTGGTATAAATGATGAAGATGAAAATGCAGCACCACTCATCATCACTCCTGTAATAAAGACTCG TTTCCTGTCTGAAGATCAGTTCCAGTGTTCCatctgtctggatgtgtttACTGATCCAGTCACGACCCCATGTGGACACAACTTCTGCAAGAGCTGCCTTACACAGTGCTGGAATCTGAGTCCACAATGTTACTGTCCATTATGTAAAGAGAAATTCACCAAGAGACCTGAACTCAAGATCAATACAACACTGAGGGAGGTTGCTGATCACTTCAGGATGAAATGTCAGGTTGATAAACACAAGGTTCTTTGTGATGCCTGCACTGGAGAGAAGCAGAAAGCTCTAAGATCCTGTCTGGATTGTGGTCTGACGCTTTGTAAATCTCATCTAGAGCCTCATCATAATGTTCTAAAACTTAGAAAACACAAACTCATAAATCCTGTGAAGAACCTGGAGGACTACATATGCTGGAAGCATGAAAAAGCTCTGGAACTGTTCTGCAGAGACGATCAGACGAGTGTGTGTCAGATCTGCTCTCTGGATGATCACAAAAACCACAACATTATTTCTATAGAGAAGGAGACTGGAGAGAAGAAG ACTCAACTTGGTAAAACGCTTACAGAGGTGCAGCAGATGATCAAGGATCACCTAAAGAAGATTCAAGAGATCAGACAGTCAGTAGAGTTTAGCAAA AAAAccacaaagaaagagaaaacagaTCGTAATAAAGTCTTCACAGATCTGATTCGCTCCATTAAGTCGAGTCAGGCTGAACTACGGGAGGTGATGGAGAAGCAGCAGACAGCCATAGAGAACCAGGCTGAACGATTTATCAAAGATCTGCAGCAGGAAATCACTGAACTAAAGAGGAgagaaactgagctgcagcagcTTCTGAACACTGAGGAACATCTCAACCTTCTACag ATGACCCAATCAGTCTGCAACCCTCCAACCACCAAGAACTGGACTGATACCAGGATTAACACCGATCTGAACGGGGAGAATCTGATTTCAGCTTTGGTTCAACTTAAGAAAACTCTGAATGAGAAACTGGATAAGAGGATCAAAGAAACAG TCTCTACAGAGCTGAAGAGGATTCAGCAGTATGCAG TGGACGTGACTCTGGATCCGGATACAGCAAGTCCCTTTCTCATCCTATCTGACGACGGAAAACAAGGGACATGTGAAAACACGATGCAGAATCTCCCCGACACCCCAAAAAGATTCACTTATTATGCCATAGTTCTGGGAAAGCAGAGTTTCTCCTCAGGTAGATTTTACTATGAGGTGCAGGTTGGTGGGAAGACCAAGTGGAGTTTAGGAGTCGCCAGAGAGTCTGTAAACAGGAAAGATGAGATTACACTGAGACCTCAGGATGGACTCTGGACTGTGATTCAGAGGAACAGGGATGAGTACGAGGCTTGTGAAACTCTGTCTGTCCTCCTCTCTCTGAAAGAGAAACCCAGAAAGGTCGGAGTGTTTGTGGATTATGAGGAGGGTCTGGTCTCGTTCTATGATGTGGAGAACAGGGTTCATATCTACTCTTATACTGGTCAGACGTTCACTGAGAAACTCTACCCATACTTCTGTCCTTTCGATAATGATGGAGGTAAAAACTCAGCACCACTCATCATCACTCCTGTATTAAACCGTAAATAA
- the LOC134325146 gene encoding E3 ubiquitin-protein ligase TRIM68-like — MDKPLDFTHDSSNILSEDQLQCSICLDVFTDPVTTSCGHNFCRSCLTQHWDKSPQCHCPLCKEKFTKRPELKINTTLREVADHFRKKGEVDKPEVLCDVCTGEKQKALRSCLDCGVTFCESHLEPHINVPKYKKHKLINPVKNLEDYICQKHEKPFERFCIDDQICVCQFCTLDDHKNHNIIPIEEEINKKKIQLGQTQTEVQQMIQDRLKNIKEINHSVELSKKNTEKEKSDSIKTFTDLIHSIEKSQTEMLKMMEEKQKVVENQAERFIKDLQQEITELQRRETELEKILNTEEHLHLLQVNPTICSPPTTKNWTDISINTDPDVETLRTSLSQLQKTLNEKLSKTLNEMLRETVSTELKRIQQYAVDVTLDPDTAYPKLVLSDDGKQVKHGNTNQNLPDTQKRFTRYSFILGKQSFSSGRFYYEVQVSGTTEWNLGVVRESVNRKDEIILRPQDGFWIVILRNRDEYKACAGPPILLSLKEKLQKVGVFVDYEEGLVSFYDVENRVHIYSYTGQMFTEKLYPYFCPCLNDGGRNSAPLIITPVIKTE, encoded by the exons ATGGATAAACCACTTGACT TCACTCATGATTCCAGCAACATCCTGTCTGAAGATCAGCTACAGTGTTCCatctgtctggatgtgtttACTGATCCAGTCACCACCTCATGTGGACACAACTTCTGCAGGAGCTGCCTTACACAACACTGGGATAAGAGTCCACAATGTCACTGTCCATTATGTAAAGAGAAATTCACCAAGAGACCTGAACTCAAGATCAATACAACACTGAGGGAGGTTGCTGATCACTTCAGGAAGAAAGGTGAAGTTGATAAACCTGAGGTTCTGTGTGATGTCTGCACTGGAGAGAAGCAGAAAGCTCTGAGATCATGTCTGGATTGTGGTGTGACTTTCTGTGAGTCTCATCTAGAGCCTCACATTAATGTCCCAAAATATAAGAAACATAAACTCATAAATCCTGTGAAGAACCTGGAGGACTACATATGTCAGAAACATGAGAAACCTTTCGAACGGTTCTGTATAGATGATCAGATCTGTGTCTGTCAGTTCTGCACTTTAGATGATCACAAGAACCACAACATTATTCCTATAGAGGAGGAGATTAATAAGAAGAAG ATTCAGCTGGGTCAGACACAGACGGAGGTGCAGCAAATGATCCAGGATCGACTGAAGAACATCAAAGAGATCAACCACTCAGTAGAGCTCAGCAAA aaaaacacagagaaagaaaaatctGACAGCATTAAAACCTTCACTGATCTGATTCACTCCATTGAGAAGAGTCAGACTGAGATGCTGAAGATGATGGAAGAGAAGCAGAAAGTCGTAGAGAATCAGGCTGAACGATTCATTAAAGATCTGCAGCAGGAAATCACTGAACTACAGAGGAGAGAAACTGAACTGGAGAAGATTCTGAACACTGAGGAACATCTCCACCTCTTACag GTTAATCCAACAATCTGCAGCCCTCCAACCACCAAGAACTGGACCGATATTAGTATTAACACTGATCCAGATGTGGAGACTCTGAGAACATCTCTCTCTCAGCTTCAGAAAACTCTGAATGAGAAGCTCAGTAAAACTCTGAATGAGATGTTGAGAGAAACAG TCTCCACAGAACTGAAGAGGATTCAGCAGTATGCAG TGGACGTGACTCTGGATCCTGATACAGCTTATCCTAAACTTGTTCTGTCTGATGATGGAAAACAAGTGAAACATGGAAACACTAATCAGAATCTCCCCGACACCCAAAAAAGATTCACAAGGTACAGTTTCATCCTGGGAAAGCAGAGTTTCTCCTCAGGTAGATTTTACTATGAGGTGCAGGTCAGTGGGACGACCGAGTGGAATTTAGGAGTTGTCAGAGAGTCTGTAAACAGGAAAGATGAGATTATACTGAGACCTCAGGATGGATTCTGGATTGTAATTCTGAGGAACAGGGATGAGTATAAAGCTTGTGCTGGTCCCCCTATCCTCCTCTCTCTGAAAGAGAAACTTCAGAAGGTCGGAGTGTTTGTGGATTATGAGGAGGGTCTGGTCTCGTTTTATGATGTGGAGAACAGGGTTCATATCTACTCTTATACTGGTCAGATGTTCACTGAGAAACTCTATCCATACTTCTGTCCATGTTTGAATGATGGAGGTAGAAACTCAGCACCACTCATCATCACTCCTGTAATAAAGACTGAATAA